From a single bacterium genomic region:
- a CDS encoding glycosyltransferase, producing the protein MKKLRVLYVIGSMGNGRAGTEKNLLTIIGNLDETAFEPVLVTLQDCEYFRNGKFNCETFCWNVQRMFTPEMFAKRKKLAEFMRQREIDLVQTFFVEGHLVGGGAAQLAGIGNVISSRRNLGYSYGFKEKLFLKFANRYPKRWLANSEAVASAIAKIERIERSAIDVIYNGVELKPALPIDQRQRQTIVMVANLRPVKSVSTLIQAATEVVREFPEARFRIYGEGPERHSLQAQIAEAGLQGNFEMPGSVRDVHAAIANATVGVLCSTSEGFSNSLLEYMRAELPVVATNVGGNAEVVKDGVTGFLVKAGDYAALGARIGQLLREPEKAEAMGLAGRRLVEEKFSLAVMIRSHEEYYRRLADDSGKH; encoded by the coding sequence ATGAAGAAGCTGCGAGTTCTGTATGTCATCGGATCGATGGGCAATGGCCGCGCCGGGACTGAAAAGAATCTTCTTACAATAATCGGAAATCTCGACGAGACGGCATTTGAGCCGGTGCTGGTCACGCTTCAGGATTGCGAGTACTTTCGCAACGGCAAGTTCAACTGCGAGACGTTCTGCTGGAATGTTCAGCGCATGTTTACACCGGAGATGTTTGCCAAGCGGAAGAAACTGGCTGAGTTCATGCGGCAACGAGAGATTGATTTGGTGCAGACATTCTTCGTGGAGGGGCACCTTGTCGGAGGTGGTGCAGCGCAACTGGCGGGAATCGGGAATGTGATTTCTTCGCGGCGCAATTTGGGTTATTCATACGGATTCAAAGAGAAGCTGTTTCTCAAGTTTGCTAATCGATATCCAAAACGGTGGCTGGCAAACTCGGAAGCGGTCGCGAGTGCAATTGCGAAGATAGAGCGAATTGAGCGATCAGCGATTGATGTTATCTACAATGGGGTTGAATTGAAGCCGGCGTTGCCAATTGACCAGAGACAGCGCCAGACCATAGTAATGGTCGCAAATTTGCGGCCAGTGAAATCGGTTTCGACATTGATTCAAGCGGCAACTGAAGTCGTACGGGAGTTTCCCGAAGCGAGGTTTCGGATATATGGGGAGGGACCGGAGCGCCACAGTTTGCAGGCACAAATTGCAGAGGCAGGTTTGCAGGGCAATTTTGAAATGCCGGGGAGTGTGCGCGATGTGCACGCGGCTATTGCGAATGCCACGGTCGGGGTGCTGTGTTCAACATCGGAGGGATTTTCGAATTCACTGCTTGAGTATATGCGGGCGGAATTGCCGGTAGTCGCGACAAATGTTGGCGGTAACGCGGAAGTCGTTAAGGATGGCGTGACTGGTTTTTTGGTTAAGGCTGGCGATTACGCGGCACTGGGTGCGCGAATAGGGCAATTACTTCGCGAGCCAGAAAAGGCGGAGGCAATGGGATTGGCGGGACGCCGGTTGGTGGAAGAGAAGTTTTCATTGGCAGTGATGATTCGCAGCCATGAAGAGTATTATCGCCGGCTCGCAGATGACTCTGGAAAGCATTAG